CGCCGCCCGCCCCGGTCACGACGAGCTGGGACTCGCCGACGGCGATGCGCTGGGCGAGAACGCCTCCGGCGGCGCGGCCAGCTGGGTCGACAACGGTCCGAGGTTCAGCGCTTCCTCGTCCCAGGTGCCGTACCGCGGGTTGACCTCGACACCGACCTCACGCGACAGCGCGATCAGCTCGACGCGGGTCGCGGCGCCCTGTTCCTGCGGCGTACCGGCCGGCAACAGCTGCCCACCGATCGCACTGATCTGCAACTGGCCGCGGGCGATGCTCGGGAACAACGACGGCGGGACGCCGGTCTGCACCAGCCGATCGTTCATCGCCTGCTCGCCGCCGGCTGCCGCGACTGCCTGCGCCACCTGCAGGTCGACCTGGGTCTGGGTGACCACGACGCCCCGTCGCGCGGCCGCGAGGTCCAGCAGCGACAGCACCACGGCGTCGCTGACCGTCGTCGCGGTCGCGGCGAGGTTCGCCGCCCCGGGAGCCGCGCCCGACAACGTGTTCACCTCGGCGACCTGGTCGGCGATGGTCGACTCCGCGACGACCTTGTCGCCGATGATCGCCGCCGACCCGGCCTGCAGCGGACCGCATCCGGCCAGGACGGCCACCGCCAGACCGGCACCGCCGGCGAGGCCGGCCAGGCGGGCGGTACGGCGCTGCTCGCGCAGAGTCCAGATCACGGTCGCTCCGGTTCAGGCGGGTGCGGGGACGGGGGTATCGAGCAGGACGTCGCCGATCAGCGTCCGGATCCAGTCCAGCAGAGCGGCGTCCCGCAACGGCTGGCCTCCGACCCGGGCCGTCGTCGGCGCCGGCACGAGGATGGTACGGACCGCGGGCTTCAGCAGGCTGCCAGGGTAGAGCCGGTTGAGGCGCAGGCTCCGCGACTCCGGCAGTGAGACCGGATGCAACCGCAGCCGGTTCCCCGCGGTCACGATTTCGGTGAGCCCGGCGGCGCGGGCCACCACCCGCAACGACGCGACCGCGAGCAGGTGCTCGACGGGCGTCGGCACGGGACCGTAGCGGTCCTGCAACTCCTCGCGGGCCGCGGCGATCTCCTCGTCGGTCGCGGCGGCCGCCAGCCGGCGGTACGCCTCCAGCCGCAGCCGCTCGTCGGGGATGTAGTCGTGCGGCAGGTGCGCGTCGACGGCGAGCTCCACCTTCATGTCGGCCAGCTCCTCGGCCGGGCCCTCGCCCTTGGCCTGCGCCAGGGCTTCCCCGACCAGCCGGACGTACAGGTCGAACCCGACCTCGGCGATGTGGCCGCTCTGCTCTCCGCCGAGCAGATTGCCGGAGCCACGAATCTCCAGGTCCTTCATCGCCACCTGCATGCCCGACCCGAGATCGGTGTGCGCGGCGATCGTCGCGAGCCGCTCGTGAGCGGTCTCGGACAGCGGTCGTTCGGGCGGGTAGAGGAAGTAGGCGTAGCCCCGTTCCCGGCTTCGGCCGACCCGGCCACGAAGCTGGTGCAGCTGGGACAACCCGAAGGTGTCGGCCCGGTCGACGATGAGGGTGTTCGCGTTGGCGATGTCGATGCCGGACTCGACGATGGTCGTCGACAGCAACACGTCGACCTTCTTCTCCCAGAAGTCGACGATCACCTGCTCCAGCGTGTGTTCGTTCATTTGGCCGTGCGCTACGGCGACCCGCGCCTCCGGTACCAGCTCACGCAAGTGAACCGCCACCCGGTCGATCGACGACACCCGGTTGTGGACGAAGAAGACCTGGCCGTCGCGCAACAGTTCCCGGCGGATCGCGGCAGCGATCTGCTTGTCGTCGTACGGCCCGACGAACGTGAGCACCGGATGGCGCTCCTCCGGCGGGGTCTGGATGGTCGACATCTCGCGGATGCCGGTGACCGCCATTTCCAGTGTTCGCGGGATCGGTGTGGCCGACATGGTGAGGACGTCGACGCTGGCGCGCAACGCCTTCAGGTGCTCCTTATGCTCCACCCCGAAGCGCTGCTCCTCGTCGACCACGACCAGGCCGAGATCCTTGAAGCGCACGCCAGCGGTCAACAGCCGGTGGGTCCCGATGACCACGTCGACCGTGCCGTCGGCGATGCCGGCCACCACCGCCGACGCCTCGGCGTCGGTCTGGAAGCGGGACAACGCGGCAACCCGTACCGGGAACGGGGCATAGCGTTCGGCGAACGTCGAGAAGTGTTGCTGCACCAGCAGTGTCGTCGGTACCAGGACCGCGACCTGCTTGCCGTCCTGGACGGCCTTGAAGGCGGCCCGTACGGCGATCTCGGTCTTGCCGTAGCCCACGTCGCCGCAGATCAGCCGGTCCATCGGCATGGACTTCTCCATGTCGGCCTTGACCTCATCGATACTGGCTAGCTGGTCGGGCGTCTCGATGTAGGGGAACGCATCCTCCAGTTCCCGCTGCCACGGGGTGTCGGCGCCGAAGGCGTGCCCGACCGTGGCGGCCCGAGCGGCGTACAGCCGCACCAGTTCAGCGGCAATCTCGCGAACTGCCTTGCGGGCGCGCCCCTTCGCCTTCTGCCAGTCCGCACCGCCGAGCCGGTGCAGCGCAGGCGCTTCGCCGCCGACGTACCGCGTGACCTGGTCGAGCGCGTCGGACGGGACGAACAATCGGTCAGCGGGCTGCCCGCGCCGGGATGCGGCGTACTCCAGCACGATGTACTCCCGCGTCGCCCCCGCGACGGTGCGCTGCACCATCTCGACGTACCGCCCGACGCCGTGCTGGGTGTGCACCACCAGATCGCCGGGCCGCAGCGCCAACGCCTCGACGGTGTTACGCCGCCGCGACGGCAGCCGGCGCATGTCCTTGGTGGTCGACCGCTGACCGACCAGGTCCGTCTCGGTGAGGACGACCAGATCGACGGCCGGCAGCGCGAATCCGGTGTCCAGCCGGCCGGTCGCGACGTGGACCAGGCCAGGGGTCGGTTCGTCGACGAGGTCCGGATGCAGCCGGGCCGGCAGATCGGCGGCGGCCAGCTGTTCGACGAGCCGTTCCGCCGGACCGTGTCCTTCGGTGACCAGCAGGACCCGGGCACCGCCGCTCACCCAGGCCCGGATGTCGGTCAGGGCCCGCTCGGTGTCCCCGCGGTAGGCGTCGGCGGCGCGCGCCGCGACGATCAGGGAGTCGTCGGGCTCCTCGGCCGACGGCTCACCGGTCCACGACTGACCAGCC
Above is a genomic segment from Actinomycetota bacterium containing:
- the mfd gene encoding transcription-repair coupling factor; the encoded protein is MTLHGLLGAVVVDPVVARAVQRARATGGSTAVGGATAITAPAALRPLLVAALAAAGPATGDRPVLAVTATSREAEDLAAALSCLLPPDEVALFPSWETLPHERLSPSSDAVGTRLAVLRRLAHPSADDPTIGPVRALVAPIRAVLQPIVAGLGDLEPVRLTAGDDRPLEDVVRALAAAAYTRTDLVEKRGEFAVRGGILDVFPPTEEHPVRIEFWGDTVEEVRWFKVADQRSLEVAPHGLWAAPCRELLLTDAVRARAAALAQQYSDLAELLGRLAEGIAVEGMEALSPVLADGMQLLLDVLPERSLVVVCDPERVRTRSGDLVRTSQEFLAASWHNAAAGNATPIDLGAAAYRSITEIRDHAAGLGLPWWTISPFADLPADAAAGQSWTGEPSAEEPDDSLIVAARAADAYRGDTERALTDIRAWVSGGARVLLVTEGHGPAERLVEQLAAADLPARLHPDLVDEPTPGLVHVATGRLDTGFALPAVDLVVLTETDLVGQRSTTKDMRRLPSRRRNTVEALALRPGDLVVHTQHGVGRYVEMVQRTVAGATREYIVLEYAASRRGQPADRLFVPSDALDQVTRYVGGEAPALHRLGGADWQKAKGRARKAVREIAAELVRLYAARAATVGHAFGADTPWQRELEDAFPYIETPDQLASIDEVKADMEKSMPMDRLICGDVGYGKTEIAVRAAFKAVQDGKQVAVLVPTTLLVQQHFSTFAERYAPFPVRVAALSRFQTDAEASAVVAGIADGTVDVVIGTHRLLTAGVRFKDLGLVVVDEEQRFGVEHKEHLKALRASVDVLTMSATPIPRTLEMAVTGIREMSTIQTPPEERHPVLTFVGPYDDKQIAAAIRRELLRDGQVFFVHNRVSSIDRVAVHLRELVPEARVAVAHGQMNEHTLEQVIVDFWEKKVDVLLSTTIVESGIDIANANTLIVDRADTFGLSQLHQLRGRVGRSRERGYAYFLYPPERPLSETAHERLATIAAHTDLGSGMQVAMKDLEIRGSGNLLGGEQSGHIAEVGFDLYVRLVGEALAQAKGEGPAEELADMKVELAVDAHLPHDYIPDERLRLEAYRRLAAAATDEEIAAAREELQDRYGPVPTPVEHLLAVASLRVVARAAGLTEIVTAGNRLRLHPVSLPESRSLRLNRLYPGSLLKPAVRTILVPAPTTARVGGQPLRDAALLDWIRTLIGDVLLDTPVPAPA